TATTTGATAGatacatttctaaatgtattaaaattattattaattcttataACTTTGCTGAAAAACCCTGCAATCTTGATTATACTTTTTACCAGCTTTAAATGATCAAACTAGCTAAATGTGTCTCAGGTTGTGGTACTCGTGTTGTTTTGGTGTGAAATCATATGGTGTTTTCACTTTTTATCAAAAGAAAGGCCTGGCCTCACCACTCACTGTACACCCCCTGTAACACCATTTTTCCCCggtcatataaatattatttaccacaaaatgaaaatgtttgcttGGTTTGGGTCTCTCCTTCTGTATGAACTCTACATTCTCCTTTATCTTACTACATGAAACATAAAAACCtgatatacacacatatacatatctCAAGCGTCGGGATTTAAAGGGTTGAAAACAAACGTAACAGCTGACCATCAGACCTTACCTGAAGAGCATAAAGACTGTGGCTGGCATCAAAAAGATCTCATTGCAAGCTATAAACTTTAAGATGTTCTGCTGATTGGCTGTGAGCTTGTTCAAAAAGTTCCTCACAAACATAAGGCTGTTTGGACCCAAGGTCTGAGAACAGATGAAACAGACACACAACTCAGGATGGAATTATGACAAATACACATCTCACAGCAATATAAATGAAAAGGGCAGAGACTTACATCAAGGACTTTTTTAGTGTAGCTGGTGGCATGGAGAAGTGAGAAGAGGAACACTGGAAAAATGCTCACTAAGAACAAAAGTCAAGGATACATAAAGACAAAATGATTCTATAACAAGAAAAACATATTTCCCCCAAGATATCTCCAGAGGAAGATGTCTTTGAGAAAGGATACTTGTGATTGGGTAGGAGTTGACCAGGATGAGGGAGTAGAGAAGATAGTGGCAGCTGTCCTCCTGTAAGGCCTGGGACAGGAAGGCTCTGCTCAGCTGAAAGTGAGGAAGTCTCTGGTGCAAACGCAGAGCGCTGGTCAAAGCGTTTGCCAGCAATGCCCTCTGATAGAAGTTAGTAGCTGCTTGAGGCCTGAGCAGAGAAAAagcaattcttcttcttcttccaatCATTGACTTAAAAATAAATCTGTGAGTGTGGATGTGTCCTTACTACCCTAAATAGTCCTCATCTTACTACTGAAATCCCATCAAGTACAATATTGTTAATGCCTATTGTGTTGGGTCAACTTTAACCCACACTTAATTTTCAAATTGCTTGAAATACTGATATTTCTTCTTGGATTTGTGATATGAATGTGCATGCAAAGATTCAATACAGATATGTGTTTTGGAAAGGCTGTACAAATGTTGTGGTCAAATATGAAATGCATGAGAACTTGTGAAATATTCAAAATTGAGATTTGTCTTTTGAATCATCCAAGGAAAATTAACTTCAATAACTCACTTCTTAATCTAGCTGGGTTTCACATTAAAAGACTATTCAAAGAGTTTTGGCAAATGAAAATCAATTTGGTTCAATTTGAAACCCAGTTTTTGAACAAAACAGAGTGGTTAAAATAAAAGCTTGTGAAAGTGCCTTGTAAAAGATGACGACTCACCCAAGCAGTGGCAAAATAAACATGATGGAGCAGTAGACAGTGAACAGCCGTGACAGCCACATAGCCGCTTCCAGCTTATTACTCAAGAGGAATTGCTGCAATACATTAATAAGATCCTCCAGTCAAGGTTATAAtgaatatacaaacatatatatatatatatatacatatgtgtgtgtgtgtgtgtggtcattgTATAGTAACTGGAAGAAAGGTATCAAAACCTAAAAAGTCATTGCACTTACCACAGGTCCTAACTGAGGAGGTGGACTCCTTTGCTCTGTGTCTGCCATCTTTCAAATATTACAAGGCTCTGCTTCTTAagagaaataaacattataaGCTTGCATGCAGAACTCCAGAAAATAAACAGTGCACATTCATGTATCCAGGTTGCTTATTAACTTCAGgaacaaaaaaatgacaaagtgACTTCAGTTAATCTTTGTAGTAAAGCCTGAAACAGTTCTTAAGCCGTTAGTCTTTGTGTATTTCGCCAGGTGTGGGGGTGGACTAGATCTATGCTTTTTGATTATGCTTATTTAAACATGAAGTTTCTTACAATttgttgacaattttttttattgtttataaccAAGGCACTATTACAAATCGGTGGGAGATACATTCATGAAGTCAACCCAAAGCAGAACTACACTTGTCAATGTAAATGCTGACTGACTTCTTATGACAACAGAAAAATCAACCGGCAAAAATTACAGATTTGATAATATTATTGAACACATATTATTGTCAATCGTTTCCAGGTTTcgtaaaatacttaaataaatgcagacgAATGATCAATCATGTAGTTATAAGTAGcctattcacttcatttgaaataCGTCGGAAAAATCTAGAACACTTCATTACCCAGAGGAGCTAACAATGTAGCCGACAAGCTAACTCTTCACACAGCCTCTGACTACAGCCACTGACAGCCCTGAAATACCTGCAACTTATCTGCGTATTTACATTAccaatatataatatgaaatttaTCGATACCTGTGATATATTGTTGATTACCAGGTTTTGTGAGAAGGTAAAATTCGGCTTTATTTTCACCGCTCGGGGCGCACACGCTTCACTCCGGAAAAACGCAAAGGAGGTTGGTCAAATGAGTCGACCTCACGACCTCTGTGGATTACCGAAATCTCGCGATGTTTTGGCCCACATGATTTGCTAAATTCTTTTGCACTTTGTTGTCAATCAGctgtcagttgttgtttttttttctgtttctttatttCAAAAATCTGCTTTAATATTTCCAATATACTCTATAGtaaaactataaatattaaataattatgatcCCTTTCATAATAATGATGAGTTCTCTGTTACCACAAACACTAAACAAACACCCACATAGCAGCCATCCAAACCAgtcagaaccactgatctataatatagaacataGATAAATCAGTGGTCAGAACATATTCAAGCGCCACTAACATTTTCTTTAGGATATGTAAAAATGCAATTTTGCCACTCTCCCACTATCACGCAGGCGAAAAAAACCTCACTTGTgtagctataataataataagagtcaGTACGTTGTTGTAGCATTTTCTCGTGTCATAACAACAAAAGGTCAGATGTTACTTTTTATTCGCTAAGACTGTTTTGACTGCAGCTGGGCTGGTTTATATATACAGCATGGGATGTTTGTAGTCGCTTACACACAATtagatatttatctttttttaatttccatgcGAGTGCATGAAAACTAAATCATGTTAACAACTGTTTGCATCTCCCATGTGAACAGCGTGCACGGTGCCAACCCTGGCTGTCTAGTCCTGCACAGCTGCACGGAGACACGACATTATTCAGTATTTTACAGCTTGCATGTTTTACAATGCTTTGGATTTGGTTATGTGTAACTCTTCAGATGT
This DNA window, taken from Carassius auratus strain Wakin chromosome 14, ASM336829v1, whole genome shotgun sequence, encodes the following:
- the LOC113114050 gene encoding transmembrane protein 33-like — encoded protein: MADTEQRSPPPQLGPVQFLLSNKLEAAMWLSRLFTVYCSIMFILPLLGPQAATNFYQRALLANALTSALRLHQRLPHFQLSRAFLSQALQEDSCHYLLYSLILVNSYPITMSIFPVFLFSLLHATSYTKKVLDTLGPNSLMFVRNFLNKLTANQQNILKFIACNEIFLMPATVFMLFSGQGSLLQPFIYYRFLTLRYSSRRNPYCRTLFTELRILLEHFVMKPSCPAFFRRMCLNSIAFVSRLAPTGV